The following proteins are encoded in a genomic region of Xenopus laevis strain J_2021 chromosome 3L, Xenopus_laevis_v10.1, whole genome shotgun sequence:
- the LOC121401297 gene encoding extracellular calcium-sensing receptor-like codes for MDLTMFALEYYQTMQAFIFAVEEINSDPELLPNITLGYQTFDTCNNLRSAAQSTLFMLSGGNEMIPNYNCHLGPPLAGIVGESGSTRSILMAQILGLYRYPQISYFASSPILSDRNLFPSFFRTIPSDEFQMRGLAQLVAHFGWTWVGLLANDNDYGQFGLQIAKQEIINSGACVAFTESILTGQPNKNAPHVIKVIQESTAKVIVVISSDSDFVIVAEELLRQNITGYTWVASEAWATSELLSKERFQRVLLGTLGFAIHHGPMPNFNMHLNSIYQTKKFHDSFVREFWEQTFSCKWPDKVDVTEQPCTGNETLENPPAEEDHRLSLNVYTAVYAFAWALQDLIYCTSKKGSLHCGDCANGCLFNPWHLLHHIKNVNFSIKDRSHIFFDAKGNPPAIYDIVNWRLTSKGSLEQAVVGNYSYLNGLDGKILNIDGDKMTWTNSDTQSAINFLDMRIPVENRKRFTDRQLTPC; via the exons ATGGATCTCACAAT GTTTGCTCTGGAGTATTACCAAACCATGCAGGCCTTCATATTTGCCGTGGAGGAGATTAACTCAGATCCTGAGCTTCTTCCCAATATTACTCTAGGCTACCAGACTTTCGACACTTGCAATAATTTACGGAGTGCAGCACAAAGCACTCTTTTCATGCTATCAGGGGGAAATGAAATGATCCCAAATTATAACTGTCACCTTGGGCCACCATTAGCTGGAATTGTTGGCGAATCTGGGTCAACACGGTCGATTCTTATGGCCCAGATCTTGGGACTCTACAGATATCCACAG ataagttaTTTTGCATCCAGCCCTATTCTCAGTGATCGGAACCTGTTTCCTTCCTTTTTCCGTACCATACCCAGTGATGAATTTCAAATGAGAGGTCTTGCCCAGTTGGTTGCTCATTTTGGATGGACTTGGGTTGGTCTGCTGGCTAATGATAATGACTACGGTCAGTTTGGACTTCAAATAGCTaaacaagaaataataaataGTGGTGCCTGTGTGGCATTTACTGAGAGTATATTGACTGGTCAACCCAATAAGAATGCTCCTCATGTCATTAAAGTCATTCAAGAGTCAACAGCAAAGGTTATAGTTGTGATATCCTCAGATTCGGACTTTGTGATTGTTGCAGAAGAGCTGCTGAGGCAGAATATAACTGGGTATACCTGGGTGGCCAGTGAAGCTTGGGCAACATCTGAGTTACTATCTAAAGAACGATTCCAAAGAGTTTTATTGGGTACTCTTGGCTTTGCCATTCATCATGGGCCAATGCCAAACTTCAACATGCACCTCAACAGCATTTATCAAACAAAAAAATTCCATGATTCATTTGTAAGGGAATTTTGGGAACAAACATTTTCTTGTAAATGGCCCGACAAAGTTGATGTCACAGAGCAGCCATGTACTGGAAATGAAACGTTGGAGAACCCACCAGCCGAAGAAGACCATAGATTATCTCTTAATGTCTACACTGCTGTCTATGCATTTGCATGGGCCCTGCAAGATCTGATTTATTGTACTTCCAAAAAAGGGTCACTACATTGTGGGGACTGTGCCAATGGCTGTTTATTTAACCCGTGGCAT CTCCTCCACCATATTAAAAATGTGAACTTCAGCATCAAAGATCGGAGCCACATTTTCTTTGATGCAAAAGGGAACCCACCAGCCATCTATGACATTGTCAATTGGCGCCTGACGTCTAAGGGCTCCCTGGAACAGGCTGTAGTTGGGAATTATAGTTATTTGAATGGTCTGGATGGCAAAATCTTAAATATAGATGGTGATAAAATGACATGGACTAACAGTGACACACAG TCTGCAATTAACTTTCTAGACATGAGGATTCCAGTGGAGAATCGGAAACGTTTTACTGATCGACAATTAACTCCATGCTAG
- the LOC108710431 gene encoding extracellular calcium-sensing receptor: MCTGMETKISCNLPNENITGYISRPGDIIIGGTFPVHFQITYSDFHFTSKPPELQCQLISSEFYLSLQALIFAVEEINANPELLPNVTLGFQIFDTCKTLQRAAQATLLMLSGGKEMTPNYHCYKGAPLAGIVGDPASKRTILMAQILGLYRYPQVSYLATSPILSDRNLFPSFFRTVPSDEFQMRGLAQLVSHFGWSWLGLLANDDDYGQFGLQIVKQEIIKAGACVAFAENILTSKPDRNAPHITRLIRMSTAKVIIVITSDSDFLIVVEEMLRQNVTGNTWIASDAWATSTLLSNRRFQGILSSTIGFAIYHGQMPLFNEYLNSLSQSHLHDLFMMELWEQTFSCKWLDQEKFHALMANGTMKACTGEEKLESLMMELEHRVSLHVYTAVYAIAWALHNMLYCTHGYGALHAGTCATISSFYPWQLLHYVRNVNFKTKDGSHVFFDANGNPPAMYDIVNWRVSANGSLEKVTVGKFELNSPDGTIFNVYGAEIIWNNHTQVPLSKCSPSCPSGSRKVIVPGKPLCCYECARCPQGQISNMTDAVECHPCSWDTWPNLQQDRCLPRAAEFLSYDEPLGYSLAVISSLFSLTPITILGVFICYKKTPIVRANNYFLSCLLLFSLFLCFLCSLGFIGYPQPEKCLLRQVAFGMTFTFCISCVLAKTITVVIAFNATKPGSRLKRWTGVKVSYCVLLVCTLIQTFLCVMWLILSPPFPEFETDKKPGVIIINCNEGSSIAFWCMLGYLGLLATISFIVAFLARRLPDSFNETKFITFSMLAFLSVWVSFIPAYLSARGMYTVAMEVFAILSSSLAVVICIFLPKCFIVLFRPKLNSREHLMGKSRGKK; the protein is encoded by the exons ATGTGCACTGGCATGGAAACTAAAATCAGCTGCAACCTGCCCAACGAGAACATCACTGGCTACATAAGTCGCCCAGGAGATATCATCATAGGGGGGACATTTCCAGTTCATTTCCAAATAACATACAGCGATTTTCATTTCACCAGCAAACCCCCGGAGCTTCAGTGCCAGCT GATCTCATCTGAGTTCTACCTGAGCCTGCAGGCCCTTATATTTGCTGTGGAAGAAATTAATGCCAATCCAGAGCTCCTTCCCAATGTTACACTGGGCTTCCAGATTTTTGACACATGTAAAACATTGCAGCGAGCAGCACAGGCAACACTATTAATGCTCTCAGGAGGAAAGGAAATGACCCCAAATTATCATTGTTATAAAGGTGCCCCTCTTGCTGGTATTGTTGGTGATCCTGCATCCAAAAGAACCATTCTCATGGCCCAAATCTTGGGATTGTACCGATACCCACAA GTGAGTTATTTAGCAACCAGCCCTATTCTCAGCGATCGGAACCTGTTTCCTTCCTTTTTCCGTACTGTGCCTAGTGATGAATTTCAAATGAGAGGTCTTGCTCAGCTTGTCtctcattttggttggtcttggTTGGGCCTCCTTGCTAATGATGATGACTATGGGCAATTCGGACTTCAAATAGTAAAACAGGAGATAATAAAGGCTGGAGCTTGTGTGGCCTTTGCTGAGAATATACTGACCAGTAAGCCTGACAGGAATGCTCCTCATATCACACGATTGATAAGGATGTCCACTGCAAAGGTTATCATTGTGATAACATCTGATTCCGACTTTCTAATTGTGGTGGAAGAGATGTTAAGGCAAAATGTGACTGGGAACACTTGGATAGCCAGTGATGCTTGGGCAACTTCAACTTTACTTTCTAATAGAAGATTCCAGGGGATTTTATCTAGTACTATTGGTTTTGCCATATATCATGGGCAGATGCCACTGTTTAATGAGTATCTCAACAGCCTAAGTCAATCCCATCTTCATGATTTATTCATGATGGAACTGTGGGAGCAAACTTTCTCTTGCAAGTGGCTAGATCAGGAGAAATTTCATGCCTTGATGGCCAATGGAACAATGAAAGCATGTACAGGAGAAGAAAAGCTGGAGAGTCTGATGATGGAATTAGAGCATAGAGTATCTCTACATGTTTACACTGCTGTTTATGCCATTGCCTGGGCATTACATAATATGCTTTATTGTACACATGGATATGGAGCATTACATGCTGGAACCTGTGCCACTATTTCCTCATTTTACCCATGGCAA CTTCTCCATTATGTTAGAAATGTAAACTTCAAGACCAAAGATGGGAGCCACGTATTCTTTGATGCCAATGGAAACCCTCCAGCTATGTATGACATTGTAAATTGGCGTGTGAGTGCCAATGGCTCACTGGAGAAGGTTACAGTTGGAAAGTTTGAGTTAAACAGCCCTGATGGGACAATTTTCAATGTATATGGTGCTGAAATTATATGGAACAACCACACACAG GTTCCTCTATCCAAGTGCAGCCCAAGTTGCCCTTCAGGATCTAGGAAGGTGATAGTACCAGGAAAACCCCTTTGCTGCTATGAGTGTGCCCGGTGTCCCCAGGGACAGATTTCAAATATGACAG atgcTGTGGAATGTCATCCATGTTCCTGGGACACATGGCCCAATCTACAACAGGACAGATGCTTACCAAGAGCTGCAGAGTTTCTTTCCTATGATGAGCCCTTGGGTTATAGCTTAGCAGTCATCTCCAGCTTATTTTCATTGACCCCAATTACTATATTGggagtttttatttgttataagaAAACACCAATAGTTCGAGCCAATAACTATTTCCTTAGTTGCCTTCTCCTGTTCTCCCTGTTCCTCTGTTTCCTTTGCTCTTTAGGTTTTATTGGTTACCCACAACCCGAAAAGTGCCTTCTGCGCCAGGTGGCATTTGGGATGACTTTCACCTTCTGCATCTCCTGTGTTTTGGCCAAAACCATCACTGttgtcattgcctttaatgcaaccAAACCAGGCAGCAGGTTAAAGAGGTGGACAGGGGTAAAAGTGTCCTACTGTGTCCTTTTGGTTTGTACTTTAATCCAAACCTTTTTGTGTGTAATGTGGCTGATCCTCTCTCCTCCATTCCCTGAATTCGAGACAGACAAAAAACCTGGAGTTATTATCATTAATTGTAATGAAGGATCTTCCATAGCTTTCTGGTGCATGCTGGGATATCTTGGACTTTTGGCGACCATCAGTTTCATTGTTGCCTTCCTGGCCAGACGTCTCCCTGACAGTTTTAATGAAACCAAATTTATCACATTCAGTATGTTggctttcctcagtgtctgggtGTCCTTTATCCCAGCCTATCTCAGTGCACGGGGCATGTATACTGTGGCAATGGAGGTCTTTGCCATTCTGTCTTCCAGCTTGGCTGTGGTGATCTGTATATTCTTGCCAAAATGTTTCATTGTCTTGTTCAGGCCCAAACTGAACTCTCGAGAGCATCTCATGGGAAAAagcagaggtaaaaaataa
- the LOC121401298 gene encoding vomeronasal type-2 receptor 26-like — protein sequence MWADLDNCIATPLSKCSPNCPSGFRKVIASGKPLCCYECARCPQGQISNKTDAVECLPCSWDTWPNVQQDRCLPRITEFLSYEEPLGYNSAAIGILSSLLQLIILGVFIRYKQTPIVRANNYSLSCLLLLSLFLCFLCSLGFIGYPQPEKCLLRQVAFGMVFALCISCVLAKTVIVVIAFNATRPDSKLKKWTGVKISSVLIVFCVFIQLFVCLLWLIFVPPFPEHDIDTKPGFIIVYCNEGSNTAFWCMLGYLGLLATISFIVAFLARRLPDSFNEAKFITFSMLAFLSVWVSFIPAYLSARGMYTVAMEVFAILSSSWAMAICIFVPKCFIVLFRPKRNSREHFKVKLKRKTSGTKCIN from the exons ATGTGGGCAGATCTTGACAATTGTATAGCA ACCCCTCTTTCCAAGTGCAGCCCAAATTGTCCTTCAGGATTTAGGAAGGTGATTGCATCAGGAAAACCCCTGTGCTGCTATGAGTGTGCCCGATGTCCTCAGGGTCAGATATCAAATAAAACAG ATGCTGTGGAATGTCTTCCATGTTCCTGGGACACGTGGCCCAATGTACAACAGGACAGATGCTTACCAAGAATTACAGAATTCCTTTCTTATGAAGAACCTTTAGGCTACAACTCAGCAGCCATTGGCATTTTATCTTCTTTGCTTCAACTTATAATTCTGGGAGTATTTATTCGTTATAAACAAACACCAATTGTCCGAGCCAACAATTATTCCCTTAGTTGCCTTCTCCTGCTTTCCTTGTTCCTCTGTTTCCTTTGCTCTTTAGGGTTCATTGGTTACCCACAACCTGAAAAGTGTCTTCTACGCCAGGTGGCATTTGGGATGGTTTTTGCTCTTTGTATCTCCTGTGTTCTGGCCAAAACAGTAATAGTAGTTATTGCCTTTAATGCAACCAGACCAGacagcaagttaaaaaaatggaCAGGAGTGAAGATATCTTCTGTTCTCATTGTGTTTTGTGTCTTTATTCAGTTATTTGTATGTTTACTGTGGCTGATTTTCGTCCCTCCTTTCCCTGAGCATGACATTGACACTAAACCTGGATTTATCATAGTTTACTGCAACGAAGGGTCAAACACTGCTTTCTGGTGCATGCTGGGATATCTTGGCCTCTTGGCCACCATTAGTTTCATTGTTGCCTTCCTGGCCAGACGTCTCCCTGACAGTTTCAATGAAGCCAAATTTATCACATTCAGTATGTTggctttcctcagtgtctgggtGTCCTTTATCCCAGCCTATCTCAGTGCACGGGGCATGTATACTGTGGCAATGGAGGTCTTTGCTATTCTGTCTTCGAGCTGGGCAATGGCAATCTGTATCTTTGtgccaaaatgttttattgtcttGTTCAGACCCAAAAGGAACTCCAGGGAACATTTCAAggtaaaattaaaaagaaaaaccagTGGCACCAAATGCATTAACTAA